The Exiguobacterium mexicanum genome includes a window with the following:
- a CDS encoding MarR family winged helix-turn-helix transcriptional regulator has product MTPTEPTTRLLDLLSERHDQIRRISERAWNEQHDIYISNSEWYVLARIYKTKPTIAEVTRNVHISRQAIHKLIKNLKAKDLVTVTDHPTSRKDKCIELTELGVRCYEQNEALKAELEQKIAESLGDDAFRQLKMLLKADWNL; this is encoded by the coding sequence TTGACTCCAACAGAACCGACGACACGACTCCTCGATCTCCTCAGTGAGCGACATGACCAAATCCGACGCATCAGCGAGCGGGCTTGGAACGAGCAACATGACATCTACATCTCCAACTCCGAATGGTACGTGCTCGCCCGCATCTATAAGACGAAGCCGACCATTGCCGAAGTGACACGCAACGTCCACATCTCCCGCCAAGCGATCCATAAGCTCATCAAGAACTTGAAAGCCAAAGACCTCGTCACGGTGACCGATCATCCGACGAGTCGAAAAGATAAATGTATCGAGCTGACCGAGCTCGGAGTCCGTTGCTACGAACAGAACGAGGCACTGAAAGCCGAACTCGAACAAAAAATAGCCGAATCACTCGGTGACGACGCATTCCGACAACTGAAAATGTTGTTGAAAGCCGACTGGAATTTGTAA
- a CDS encoding methionine ABC transporter ATP-binding protein, producing the protein MITLTNVSKQFGRDAAVRDVSLQIERGEVYGIIGASGAGKSTLLRLMNLLETPDTGQVTIDGDELTGLSSRQLREKRHVIGMIFQQFNLVANKTVYDNVAASLKLAGRPRATHEARVLECLRFVGLESFKDKYPAQLSGGQKQRVAIARALANEPHVLLCDEPTSSLDPNTTAEVLGVLKSINERLGVTIVIVTHEMDVIKQVCDRVTVMTDGAVYETIDVIPSGVADIDDNPSWFVDQLKKAGEPHA; encoded by the coding sequence ATGATCACGCTAACGAATGTCAGCAAACAGTTCGGCCGCGACGCAGCCGTCCGTGACGTCTCGCTTCAAATCGAGCGTGGCGAGGTATATGGCATCATCGGCGCGAGCGGAGCCGGCAAATCGACGTTGCTCCGGCTGATGAACCTGCTCGAGACACCGGATACAGGGCAAGTCACGATCGATGGCGATGAGTTGACGGGCCTGTCGAGTCGACAACTACGCGAGAAGCGGCACGTCATCGGCATGATTTTTCAACAGTTTAATCTCGTCGCGAACAAGACCGTCTATGACAATGTGGCCGCCTCGCTGAAACTGGCCGGCCGACCGCGGGCGACGCACGAGGCCCGGGTGCTCGAGTGCCTTCGTTTCGTCGGGCTCGAGTCGTTCAAAGACAAGTACCCGGCACAGTTGAGCGGCGGGCAGAAACAGCGTGTTGCCATCGCCCGGGCGCTCGCGAACGAACCGCACGTCTTATTGTGTGATGAGCCGACGTCGTCGCTCGACCCGAACACGACGGCCGAAGTGCTCGGCGTGTTGAAGTCGATCAATGAGCGGCTCGGCGTCACCATCGTCATCGTGACGCATGAGATGGACGTCATCAAACAAGTGTGTGACCGCGTGACCGTCATGACGGACGGTGCGGTGTATGAGACGATTGACGTCATTCCGAGCGGGGTCGCAGACATCGACGACAATCCGTCCTGGTTCGTCGATCAACTGAAGAAGGCAGGTGAACCACATGCCTGA